The Calypte anna isolate BGI_N300 chromosome 2, bCalAnn1_v1.p, whole genome shotgun sequence genome includes a window with the following:
- the LOC103526290 gene encoding carboxymethylenebutenolidase homolog has product MADPFLYHTGRRSQYGCLGHEIQIEHIKAYVCTPSFFTDKAVIVVHDVFGWLFPDIRYIVDLIASHGYTTICPDFFKGTEPWKSTDHWADFADWLRDHDPMKVDKEADVVLKYLKEQCGAKKIGIVGFSWGGMAVHHLMLKNPQLAAGVSHYGIIRDSEERYNLLNPTFFIFGEKDHTISYDQITLLEEKLKQYCKVEYKIKVYPGQVHGFAQLKPEDMKPDDKPYIEEARKDMLDWIKMFV; this is encoded by the exons ATGGCTGATCCTTTCCTGTATCATACTGGAAGAAGGTCACAATATGGATGCCTTGGACATGAAATACAAATTGAGCACATAAAGGCATATGTTTGTACACCATCTTTTTTCACAGACAAAGCTGTGATTGTGGTTCATGATGTATTTGGATGGCTGTTTCCAGACATAAGATACATAGTCGATTTGATTGCTAGTCATGGATACAC GACCATCTGCCCAGATTTCTTCAAGGGGACAGAACCATGGAAGAGTACTGATCACTGGGCTGACTTTGCTGACTGGTTGAGAGACCATGATCCTATGAAAGTAGACAA GGAAGCTGATGTTGTCTTGAAGTATCTAAAGGAACAATGCGGTGCAAAGAAGATTGGTATCGTTGGGTTTTCCTGGGGTGGAATGGCAGTACATCACTTGATGCTGAAAAATCCTCAATTAGCCGCTGGGGTGTCTCACTATG GAATAATTAGGGACTCTGAGGAAAGATACAATTTACTAAACCCCACGTTTTTCATTTTTGGTGAGAAAGACCACACTATATCTTATGATCAG ATTACCTTACTGGAGGAGAAATTGAAACAGTACTGTAAAGttgaatataaaattaaagtttATCCTGGACAAGTCCATGGGTTTGCACAGTTGAAGCCAGAAGATATGAAGCCTGATGATAAACCTTATATTGAAGAAGCTAGAAAGGATATGCTGGATTGGATCAAAATGTTTGTTTGA